From the Arthrobacter sp. PM3 genome, one window contains:
- a CDS encoding IS110 family transposase, protein MFEHTFIGLDVHAVNVVGHALNPDTGEIRDHSMAADPAVVLEWVHRFDPPVKVVYESGPTGFVLARYLRAAGIDCVVAAASKLLRAPGDRVKTDRRDARVLAEMLAVGAVTEVRIPDPEEEALRDLSRLRSGTAKDLAHARQHVNAILLRHGIRYPKDTRWTKEHRLWLHRQRFEEPALQFTFEADVEQAELLTGQLARIDQQVTVTAASCRYTPVIEALMCLRGIQITTAFGLAVEIGDWTRFTGSSIGSYLGLVPSEESSGQSRHQGPITKAGNTYARKLLIEAAWQHRRPYARPGERLLRQLNRVAPATRIRALEGNHRLHRKWEHFDERHKMSVKANTAIARELAGWCWSLAAPLQQGEHMAAA, encoded by the coding sequence ATGTTTGAGCATACGTTCATTGGTCTGGATGTTCACGCGGTCAACGTCGTTGGGCATGCGCTGAACCCGGACACCGGTGAAATCCGCGACCACTCCATGGCCGCGGATCCGGCCGTGGTGCTGGAATGGGTCCACCGCTTCGACCCGCCGGTCAAGGTCGTCTACGAGTCCGGCCCGACCGGGTTCGTCCTGGCCCGTTACCTGCGGGCCGCCGGGATCGACTGCGTGGTGGCTGCTGCCTCGAAACTGTTGCGTGCCCCCGGGGACCGCGTCAAAACCGACCGGCGCGACGCCCGGGTGCTGGCCGAGATGCTCGCCGTCGGCGCGGTCACCGAGGTCCGGATCCCGGATCCGGAGGAGGAAGCCCTGCGGGACCTGTCCCGGCTGCGTTCCGGCACGGCCAAGGACCTCGCACACGCCCGGCAGCACGTGAACGCCATCCTGTTGCGCCACGGCATCCGCTATCCCAAGGACACCCGGTGGACGAAGGAACACCGTTTGTGGCTGCACCGCCAACGCTTCGAGGAACCGGCGTTGCAGTTCACCTTTGAAGCCGATGTCGAGCAGGCCGAGTTGCTCACCGGCCAGCTGGCACGCATCGACCAGCAGGTGACCGTGACGGCGGCGTCATGCCGTTACACTCCGGTGATTGAAGCGCTGATGTGCCTGCGGGGCATCCAAATCACGACCGCGTTCGGACTGGCCGTGGAGATTGGGGACTGGACACGCTTCACTGGATCGTCCATCGGGTCCTATCTCGGGCTGGTGCCCAGTGAGGAATCCTCCGGCCAATCCCGCCATCAGGGCCCGATCACCAAGGCAGGGAACACCTATGCCCGCAAACTCCTGATCGAGGCGGCCTGGCAGCACCGGCGGCCCTATGCCCGGCCCGGGGAACGGCTGCTGCGCCAGCTCAATCGGGTAGCCCCCGCAACCCGCATCCGCGCCCTGGAAGGAAATCACCGGCTCCACCGCAAATGGGAACACTTCGACGAGCGCCACAAGATGTCAGTCAAGGCCAACACCGCGATCGCCCGAGAACTCGCCGGCTGGTGCTGGTCGCTGGCCGCCCCGCTGCAGCAGGGAGAACACATGGCCGCAGCCTAA
- a CDS encoding dihydrolipoamide acetyltransferase family protein encodes MTLNKFNLPDVGEGLTEAEIVTWKVKPGDTVAVNDVLCEIETAKSLVELPSPFAGTVAELLVPEGVTVEVGTPIISVSDAASAQAPAAPAAASPAAPAPAPMYGKLPADTSDAGEPGGRPAGGPLVGSGPKADAVKRRRRISAPAAASAAGRDTAADTAAPGPAVPAAAPVEAHDIWINPGAVNRPAGVADAADQRPTLGGTISGLVGKVLAKPPVRKIARDLGINLADVVPTGARGEVTREDLVSYQAQRDAEVDQADSFWGKSGRPQDQRIERIPVKGVRKATAKAMVESAFAAPHVSIFVDVDASRTMEFVKRLKASRDFEGIRISPLLILAKAVIWAAARNPSVNATWVDNPDGSDAAEIHVKHFMNLGIAAATPRGLMVPNIKDAQDLSLKQLALALNDLATTARAGKTQPAQMQGGTLTVTNIGALGIDTGTPIINPGEVAIVAFGTIKQKPWVLDGEVIPRWITTLGGSFDHRVVDGDLSARFMADVAAILEEPALLLD; translated from the coding sequence ATGACGCTGAACAAGTTCAACCTCCCCGACGTCGGCGAGGGACTGACCGAGGCCGAAATCGTCACCTGGAAGGTCAAGCCGGGCGATACCGTGGCCGTCAACGACGTCCTCTGCGAGATCGAGACGGCCAAGTCCCTCGTGGAGCTCCCCTCACCGTTCGCCGGGACCGTGGCCGAGCTGCTGGTTCCGGAAGGAGTCACTGTGGAGGTGGGCACGCCGATCATCAGCGTGAGCGACGCCGCCTCAGCCCAGGCACCGGCAGCGCCGGCCGCCGCGTCTCCTGCCGCTCCGGCACCGGCACCGATGTACGGCAAGCTGCCCGCCGACACGTCCGACGCCGGTGAACCAGGCGGCCGCCCGGCCGGCGGTCCGTTGGTGGGTTCCGGCCCCAAGGCCGATGCCGTCAAGCGCCGCCGCCGGATTTCCGCCCCTGCGGCAGCTTCCGCCGCCGGCCGCGACACCGCGGCGGACACAGCGGCGCCCGGCCCTGCCGTCCCGGCCGCGGCACCGGTGGAGGCCCACGACATCTGGATCAACCCCGGTGCGGTGAACCGCCCCGCCGGCGTCGCGGACGCTGCCGACCAGCGGCCCACCCTGGGCGGTACCATCAGCGGCCTCGTCGGCAAGGTCCTGGCCAAGCCGCCGGTCCGGAAGATCGCCCGGGACCTGGGGATCAACCTGGCCGACGTCGTGCCGACCGGAGCCCGCGGAGAAGTGACCCGCGAGGACCTTGTCAGCTACCAGGCCCAGCGTGACGCCGAGGTGGACCAGGCGGATTCGTTCTGGGGCAAGTCCGGACGGCCGCAGGACCAGCGGATCGAACGGATCCCGGTCAAGGGTGTCCGCAAGGCCACGGCGAAGGCCATGGTCGAATCGGCGTTCGCGGCGCCGCACGTCAGCATCTTTGTCGACGTCGACGCCAGCCGCACCATGGAATTCGTGAAGCGCCTGAAGGCCTCCCGCGACTTCGAGGGCATCAGGATCTCCCCGCTGCTGATCCTCGCCAAAGCCGTCATCTGGGCCGCGGCGCGGAACCCGAGCGTGAACGCCACCTGGGTGGACAACCCCGACGGCAGCGATGCCGCGGAGATCCACGTCAAGCACTTCATGAACCTGGGCATCGCGGCCGCCACGCCCCGCGGCCTCATGGTCCCTAACATCAAGGACGCGCAGGACCTTTCGCTCAAGCAGCTGGCGCTGGCCCTGAACGACCTCGCCACGACCGCGCGGGCAGGCAAGACCCAGCCCGCCCAGATGCAGGGCGGAACGCTCACGGTGACCAACATCGGCGCCCTCGGCATCGACACCGGGACCCCGATCATCAACCCGGGCGAGGTCGCGATCGTGGCGTTCGGCACCATCAAGCAGAAGCCCTGGGTCCTGGACGGGGAAGTCATTCCGCGCTGGATCACCACCCTCGGCGGATCCTTCGACCACCGCGTCGTGGACGGGGACCTGTCGGCCCGGTTCATGGCCGACGTCGCCGCCATCCTGGAAGAACCGGCCCTGCTGCTGGACTGA
- a CDS encoding alpha-ketoacid dehydrogenase subunit beta, protein MTTMTIAKAINEGLRATLANNPRSLLMGEDIGALGGVYRVTDGLIGEFGADRVVDTPLAESGIIGTAIGLSLRGFQPVCEIQFDGFVFPGFNQITTQLAKMHSRSNGNLTVPVVVRIPYGGGIGSIEHHSESPEALFAHTAGLRIITPSNPHDAYWMIQQAVECQDPVIVFEPKRRYWLKGEVDTEAPGASADPFKAHVLREGIDATVVVYGPLVPVALAAAEAAAEDGRSVEVIDLRSISPIDFDTVTDSVRKTGRLIVAHEAPTFGGIGGEIAARVSERAFHSLEAPVIRVGGFHMPYPVAKVEEDYLPDIDRILEALDRALAY, encoded by the coding sequence ATGACCACCATGACCATTGCCAAGGCCATCAATGAAGGCCTGCGGGCCACGCTGGCCAATAACCCCCGCTCGCTGCTCATGGGCGAGGACATCGGAGCCCTTGGCGGCGTCTACCGGGTCACGGACGGACTGATCGGCGAATTCGGCGCCGACCGCGTCGTGGACACCCCGCTGGCTGAGTCCGGCATCATCGGCACGGCGATCGGGCTGTCCCTGCGCGGTTTCCAGCCGGTGTGTGAGATCCAGTTCGACGGCTTCGTGTTCCCGGGCTTCAACCAGATCACCACCCAGCTGGCCAAGATGCACTCGCGCAGCAACGGCAACCTGACCGTCCCCGTCGTCGTGCGCATCCCGTACGGCGGCGGCATCGGATCGATCGAGCACCACTCGGAATCTCCGGAGGCGCTGTTCGCCCACACGGCCGGCCTGCGTATCATCACGCCGTCGAATCCGCACGATGCCTACTGGATGATCCAGCAGGCCGTCGAATGCCAGGACCCGGTGATCGTCTTCGAACCCAAGCGCCGCTATTGGCTCAAGGGCGAGGTGGACACCGAGGCTCCCGGCGCGTCCGCCGACCCCTTCAAGGCCCACGTGCTCCGCGAGGGAATCGACGCGACCGTGGTGGTCTACGGCCCGCTGGTGCCGGTGGCCCTCGCCGCGGCCGAGGCCGCCGCCGAGGACGGCCGCAGCGTCGAGGTGATCGACCTCCGTTCCATCTCGCCGATCGACTTCGACACCGTCACGGACTCGGTCCGCAAGACCGGCCGGCTGATCGTCGCCCACGAGGCCCCCACCTTCGGCGGTATCGGCGGCGAAATCGCCGCGCGGGTCAGCGAACGGGCATTCCACTCGCTCGAAGCCCCCGTCATCCGGGTGGGCGGCTTCCACATGCCCTACCCCGTGGCGAAGGTCGAGGAAGACTACCTGCCGGACATCGACCGCATCCTTGAGGCGCTGGACCGCGCCCTCGCGTACTAA
- a CDS encoding thiamine pyrophosphate-dependent dehydrogenase E1 component subunit alpha, with product MGATHLPATEFDGTDLDDQLEAEAEARLGAPAEPMVQLLGPDGTLGSDPVFSKYAERLDPGTLRGFYADMSKIRRFDVEATALQRQGQLALWVPLTGQEAAQIGSGRASQPQDYIFPTYREHGVALTRNVDLAELLRQFRGVSNGGWNPKDTNFHLYTLVLAAQTPHAVGYAMGIQRDQKLAAATAVGSGEAGQAAEPKAAVMVYFGDGASSEGDVHESMVFASSYRAPVVFFCQNNHWAISVPTSVQTRIPLANRAKGYGFPGIRVDGNDVIAVHAVTEWALERAREGHGPVLIEAFTYRVGAHTTADDPTKYRGSEEEGVWRAKDPLDRLEKYLRAEGLADDAFFDQVRADGDELAAYVRKTTHDLETPDIRTAFANTYVEAHPLVAEELAWFEEYSAGFADEAEADQTEADQTKVDQTDGMAR from the coding sequence ATGGGCGCCACACATCTGCCCGCTACCGAGTTCGACGGAACCGACTTGGATGACCAGCTTGAGGCGGAAGCCGAGGCCCGACTGGGTGCCCCGGCCGAGCCGATGGTGCAACTGCTGGGACCCGACGGCACCCTGGGCTCGGACCCGGTGTTCTCGAAGTACGCCGAGAGGCTGGACCCCGGCACCCTGCGCGGCTTCTATGCCGACATGTCGAAGATCCGCCGCTTCGATGTCGAGGCGACCGCGCTGCAGCGGCAGGGCCAGCTGGCCCTGTGGGTTCCGCTTACCGGGCAGGAGGCCGCCCAGATCGGTTCCGGCCGGGCCAGCCAGCCGCAGGACTACATCTTCCCCACCTACCGCGAACACGGCGTGGCCCTGACACGCAACGTGGACCTGGCCGAACTCCTGCGCCAGTTCCGCGGCGTCTCCAACGGCGGCTGGAACCCCAAGGACACGAACTTCCACCTCTACACGCTGGTCCTGGCCGCCCAGACCCCGCACGCCGTCGGCTACGCCATGGGCATCCAGCGGGACCAGAAGCTGGCGGCCGCCACCGCCGTTGGCAGCGGCGAGGCGGGACAGGCCGCCGAGCCCAAGGCCGCCGTCATGGTGTACTTCGGCGACGGCGCCAGCTCCGAGGGCGACGTCCACGAATCCATGGTGTTTGCCTCGTCCTACCGGGCCCCCGTGGTCTTCTTCTGCCAGAACAACCACTGGGCGATCTCCGTCCCCACCTCGGTGCAGACCCGCATCCCGCTCGCCAATCGCGCCAAGGGGTACGGCTTCCCCGGCATCCGGGTGGACGGCAACGACGTGATCGCGGTCCACGCCGTCACGGAGTGGGCGCTGGAGCGGGCCCGCGAGGGCCACGGCCCCGTGCTCATCGAGGCGTTCACCTACCGGGTCGGGGCGCACACCACGGCCGATGACCCCACCAAGTACCGCGGTTCCGAGGAAGAGGGCGTGTGGCGGGCCAAGGACCCGCTGGACCGGCTCGAGAAGTACCTCCGGGCCGAAGGCCTTGCCGACGACGCCTTCTTCGACCAGGTCCGGGCCGACGGCGACGAACTCGCCGCCTACGTCCGCAAGACCACCCATGACCTGGAAACCCCGGACATCCGGACCGCGTTCGCCAACACCTATGTGGAGGCCCACCCGCTCGTGGCCGAAGAGCTGGCCTGGTTCGAGGAATACAGCGCAGGATTCGCCGACGAGGCGGAAGCTGACCAGACAGAAGCTGATCAGACAAAAGTTGACCAGACAGACGGGATGGCCCGCTGA
- a CDS encoding histidinol-phosphate transaminase, translating into MTSSENTAGGIRPRPVVDLLPRYAAGKPPAPVEGLVSYKLSSNENPLPPIPAVQQAIAAQTDFNRYPDPLSSKLREALGRFLDVSAEDIVTGAGSLGALNQLLTTFAGQNDDGKADEVIYAWRSFEAYPICVGLAGADSVRVPLTADGRHDLDAMAAAVTARTRMILLCTPNNPTGPILTTAETERFIKSVPADVVVVIDEAYQEFVRAADAVDGIAMYRKYPNVVVLRTFSKAHGLAGLRVGYSVSRPELTQHLRVAATPFAVSQIAETAAVTSLEHFSDVVERVQSLVDERDRVTAGLRDLGWFVPEAQGNFVWLNLGANSAEFATLAAERALSVRAFGNEGVRVSIGETEANTRFLDLCAVYTKPPRRS; encoded by the coding sequence ATGACTTCTTCAGAGAACACGGCCGGGGGCATCAGACCCCGTCCGGTGGTAGACCTGCTCCCCCGCTACGCGGCCGGAAAACCGCCGGCACCGGTGGAGGGCCTGGTCAGCTACAAGCTTTCCTCCAACGAGAACCCGCTGCCCCCGATCCCTGCAGTGCAGCAGGCGATCGCGGCGCAGACCGACTTTAACCGCTACCCCGATCCGCTCAGCAGCAAGCTGCGTGAAGCCCTCGGCCGCTTCCTGGACGTTTCCGCCGAGGACATCGTGACGGGCGCCGGCAGCCTGGGCGCGCTGAACCAGTTGCTGACAACCTTTGCCGGCCAGAACGACGACGGCAAGGCCGACGAAGTCATCTACGCCTGGCGCTCGTTCGAGGCCTACCCGATCTGCGTCGGACTGGCCGGTGCCGACAGCGTCCGGGTCCCGCTCACCGCGGACGGCCGCCACGACCTCGACGCCATGGCGGCGGCAGTCACGGCGCGGACCCGGATGATCCTGCTATGCACGCCCAACAACCCGACCGGCCCCATCCTGACCACCGCGGAAACGGAACGGTTCATAAAGTCTGTTCCCGCCGACGTCGTGGTGGTCATCGATGAGGCCTATCAGGAATTCGTGCGCGCCGCGGACGCCGTGGACGGCATCGCCATGTACCGCAAGTACCCCAATGTCGTTGTCCTGCGGACGTTCTCGAAAGCCCACGGCCTTGCCGGGCTCCGCGTGGGCTACAGCGTCTCACGGCCCGAGCTCACCCAGCACCTGCGCGTCGCCGCCACACCCTTCGCAGTGTCCCAGATCGCCGAAACCGCGGCCGTCACGTCGCTTGAGCATTTCAGCGACGTTGTAGAAAGGGTACAAAGCCTGGTGGACGAACGGGACCGGGTCACCGCCGGACTGCGGGACCTCGGCTGGTTCGTGCCGGAAGCCCAGGGGAACTTCGTCTGGCTCAACCTGGGTGCAAACAGCGCGGAATTCGCCACACTGGCCGCGGAACGGGCGTTGTCCGTGCGTGCCTTCGGCAACGAGGGCGTGCGGGTGAGCATCGGCGAAACGGAAGCCAACACCCGCTTCCTGGATCTCTGTGCGGTCTATACAAAACCGCCCCGGCGTTCCTAG
- a CDS encoding phage holin family protein, with protein MRSFIVRVIINGLALAIACWILTGLDISTTGDGTLSTILGYLFIGLIFGLVNAFIKPIVSLLSLPITILTLGLFTVVINAGMLYLTSWISSYTTVHFTIDSFFWTAVFAAIIISLVSLVASFLPALDR; from the coding sequence ATGCGCTCATTCATTGTTCGAGTCATCATCAACGGGCTGGCCCTGGCAATCGCATGCTGGATCCTCACCGGGCTGGATATTTCCACCACGGGCGACGGCACGCTCAGCACCATTCTGGGCTACCTGTTCATCGGCCTGATCTTTGGCCTGGTCAATGCCTTCATCAAGCCGATCGTGAGCCTCCTGTCCCTGCCCATCACCATCCTCACCCTGGGCCTGTTCACGGTGGTTATCAACGCCGGAATGCTCTACCTGACGTCCTGGATCAGCAGCTACACGACCGTGCATTTCACCATCGACTCGTTCTTCTGGACCGCGGTGTTCGCCGCCATCATTATCAGCCTGGTGTCCCTCGTGGCCAGCTTCCTTCCCGCACTCGACCGCTAG
- the purB gene encoding adenylosuccinate lyase yields the protein MPETAATADTRTPSGRLALAASDHQIALGPLDGRYQSAVAPLVDYLSEAALNRDRVAVEVEWLIHLTGNSVLPGAGPLSAAQQEQLRAIVTEFDAASVAELAEIEAVTVHDVKAVEYYIGRRLPGIGIEHLTALVHFGCTSEDINNLSYALGVKGAVEDVWLPAARALVAQISAMAEDNRAVPMLSRTHGQPATPTTLGKELAVIAHRLNRQLDRIARTEYLGKINGATGTYAAHVASVPGADWEAVAKGFVEGLGLTWNPLTTQIESHDWQAELYADVARFNRILHNVCTDIWSYISIGYFVQIPVAGATGSSTMPHKVNPIRFENAEANLEISSGLLDVLGSTLVTSRWQRDLTDSSSQRNIGVAFGHSLLAISNVAKGLERLKVAEDVLAADLDTNWEVLGEAIQMVMRAEAIAGVEGMENPYERLKDLTRGHRVDAARMQEFVQGLGLSADAEARLLALTPGRYTGIADKLVDHLK from the coding sequence ATGCCTGAAACTGCCGCCACAGCTGATACCCGCACGCCGTCCGGACGCCTGGCCCTCGCCGCGTCCGACCACCAGATCGCGCTCGGCCCGCTGGACGGCCGCTACCAGTCCGCCGTCGCTCCACTGGTGGACTACCTGTCCGAGGCCGCCCTGAACCGGGACCGCGTCGCTGTGGAGGTCGAGTGGCTCATCCACCTGACCGGCAACAGCGTGCTCCCCGGCGCCGGTCCGCTCAGCGCGGCACAGCAGGAGCAGCTGCGCGCGATCGTCACGGAGTTCGACGCCGCGTCCGTCGCCGAACTGGCCGAGATCGAGGCCGTCACGGTGCACGACGTCAAGGCCGTGGAGTACTACATCGGCCGCCGCCTGCCCGGCATCGGGATCGAGCACCTGACCGCCCTCGTGCACTTCGGCTGCACCTCGGAGGACATCAACAACCTCTCCTACGCCCTCGGCGTCAAGGGCGCCGTGGAGGATGTGTGGCTGCCCGCGGCCCGCGCCCTCGTCGCGCAGATCAGCGCCATGGCCGAGGACAACCGTGCAGTGCCGATGCTCTCCCGCACGCACGGCCAGCCGGCCACCCCCACCACGCTGGGCAAGGAACTGGCGGTCATCGCGCACCGCCTGAACCGCCAACTGGACCGGATTGCCCGGACCGAATACCTCGGCAAGATCAACGGCGCCACCGGCACGTACGCCGCCCACGTCGCCTCCGTCCCGGGCGCCGACTGGGAGGCCGTTGCCAAGGGCTTCGTCGAAGGCCTCGGCCTGACCTGGAACCCGCTGACCACCCAGATCGAAAGCCACGACTGGCAGGCCGAACTGTATGCCGACGTCGCGCGCTTCAACCGCATCCTGCACAACGTCTGCACCGACATCTGGAGCTACATCTCGATCGGCTACTTCGTGCAGATCCCGGTCGCCGGCGCCACCGGCTCCTCCACCATGCCGCACAAGGTCAATCCGATCCGCTTCGAAAACGCCGAGGCCAACCTCGAGATCTCCTCCGGGCTGCTGGACGTGCTCGGCTCCACCCTGGTCACCTCCCGCTGGCAGCGCGACCTCACCGACTCCTCCTCCCAGCGCAACATCGGGGTGGCGTTCGGTCACTCGCTGCTCGCCATCTCCAACGTCGCCAAGGGCCTGGAGCGGCTCAAGGTTGCCGAGGACGTCCTGGCCGCGGACCTGGACACCAACTGGGAAGTCCTGGGCGAGGCCATCCAGATGGTCATGCGGGCCGAGGCGATCGCCGGCGTGGAGGGCATGGAGAACCCGTACGAGCGGCTCAAGGACCTGACCCGCGGACACCGTGTGGACGCCGCCCGGATGCAGGAGTTCGTCCAGGGCCTGGGCCTGTCCGCCGACGCCGAAGCCCGGCTCCTGGCGCTGACCCCCGGCCGCTACACCGGCATCGCGGACAAGCTGGTGGACCACCTGAAGTGA
- a CDS encoding histidine phosphatase family protein, protein MRLLLIRHGQTPGNVLGQLDTAHPGPGLTELGERQAAAMAESLANERIGLLYASTLVRTQITARPLAAMRGLDVEVLAGLREIEAGALEKLTDHESHARYFGTVAAWTAGDLDRRMPAGPSGHDFFDRFDASIDRIAAASDAAGSGTVAVVSHGAAIRVWAGRRAVNVGPEFAIRHVLANTGIVALEGDPDAGWQLFHWDESPIGGLALADPTAEDPTGRPM, encoded by the coding sequence GTGAGGCTCCTGCTCATTCGCCACGGCCAGACGCCCGGGAACGTCCTCGGGCAGCTGGACACTGCCCACCCCGGCCCCGGGCTGACGGAGCTCGGCGAGCGGCAGGCCGCCGCGATGGCGGAATCACTGGCGAACGAGCGGATCGGCCTGCTGTACGCGTCCACCCTGGTCCGCACCCAGATCACGGCCCGGCCGCTGGCCGCCATGCGCGGCCTCGACGTCGAAGTCCTGGCCGGCCTGCGCGAAATCGAGGCAGGCGCGCTGGAGAAACTCACCGACCACGAATCGCATGCGCGCTACTTCGGGACGGTGGCCGCATGGACCGCGGGGGACCTGGACCGCCGGATGCCGGCCGGGCCCAGCGGCCACGACTTCTTCGACCGCTTCGACGCCTCGATTGACCGGATTGCCGCGGCGTCGGACGCCGCCGGCTCCGGCACGGTGGCCGTCGTGAGCCACGGCGCCGCCATCAGGGTCTGGGCGGGGCGGCGGGCCGTCAATGTGGGCCCGGAATTCGCCATCCGCCACGTGCTCGCCAACACCGGCATCGTGGCGCTGGAGGGCGATCCCGATGCCGGCTGGCAGCTGTTCCACTGGGATGAAAGCCCCATCGGCGGCCTGGCCCTGGCCGACCCGACGGCGGAGGATCCCACCGGCCGTCCCATGTAG